One Phoenix dactylifera cultivar Barhee BC4 chromosome 14, palm_55x_up_171113_PBpolish2nd_filt_p, whole genome shotgun sequence DNA window includes the following coding sequences:
- the LOC103719850 gene encoding LOW QUALITY PROTEIN: PAN domain-containing protein At5g03700 (The sequence of the model RefSeq protein was modified relative to this genomic sequence to represent the inferred CDS: inserted 1 base in 1 codon) produces MMRVEKMLPSILCLVVSIAAGPGWVGNAASLPAKQIERGFSATHDPSYSEFQPLLADPNGVFSLGFLRFNSTQLELAVLHLPSSLPVWRANTARPALWTGSTSFSFNGTLALSDPETGIIWSTPTAGGDRLVLLDSSNLQIQKHGDPIDVLWQSFDFPSDTLVQNQNFTSKAALLSTNRRYSMRLGSNYLSLSMEVGKDPAPMYWKHTAMEAKAQIVPGQGPIYARVEPAGFLGMYQNEKPPVDVLSFDTFSRGISGLRRLTLEPDGNLRAYYWNGSTWVRDFTAITEPCGLPSTCGXYGLCSTGEPLCKCLDDSTDGCLPADSGDLCGSEGDDFWVLRSKGVDLANKELLGFQKVVSLAECEDSCERNCTCWGAVFNNATGYCYRMDYPIETVVEGDEGKVGYFKVRASAGGGGREEESPRKKTGAVLLVVGVVILAGAAGFGAYRMRNRMRMRGDVDGSMTVGLAPGPYKDLNSASFRSIELSNSFKK; encoded by the exons ATGATGAGAGTAGAGAAGATGCTTCCTTCCATACTCTGCTTGGTGGTTTCCATCGCCGCAGGACCAGGTTGGGTTGGAAACGCGGCGTCCTTGCCGGCCAAACAGATCGAGAGAGGCTTCTCGGCCACCCACGACCCATCCTACTCCGAGTTCCAGCCTCTCCTCGCCGACCCGAACGGCGTTTTCTCCCTCGGCTTCCTCCGCTTCAACTCCACCCAGCTCGAGCTCGCGGTCCTCCACCTCCCCTCCTCCCTGCCCGTCTGGCGCGCCAACACGGCTCGCCCAGCACTCTGGACCGGGTCCACCTCCTTCTCCTTTAATGGCACCCTGGCCCTCTCCGACCCGGAAACAGGGATAATCTGGTCGACCCCGACCGCCGGCGGGGACCGACTCGTTCTCCTTGACTCCTCCAACCTTCAAATCCAAAAGCATGGAGATCCCATCGATGTTCTATGGCAAAGCTTCGATTTTCCATCGGATACTCTGGTCCAGAACCAGAACTTTACCTCGAAGGCCGCTCTTTTGTCCACGAACCGGAGGTATTCTATGCGTTTGGGCTCGAACTACCTCTCCCTTTCTATGGAAGTCGGCAAAGACCCGGCGCCGATGTACTGGAAGCACACGGCAATGGAAGCCAAGGCCCAGATCGTCCCTGGCCAAGGGCCGATCTACGCCCGGGTCGAACCGGCCGGGTTCCTCGGCATGTACCAAAACGAGAAGCCCCCCGTCGACGTGCTATCCTTCGACACGTTCAGCAGAGGGATCTCCGGGCTCCGCCGCCTGACCCTGGAACCCGACGGGAATCTTCGGGCGTACTACTGGAATGGCTCGACCTGGGTGCGGGACTTTACGGCCATCACCGAGCCCTGCGGCCTCCCAAGCACCTGCG CCTACGGCCTCTGCAGCACGGGGGAGCCCCTCTGCAAATGCCTGGATGACAGCACCGACGGGTGCCTCCCGGCGGATTCCGGCGATCTTTGCGGATCGGAAGGAGATGATTTCTGGGTTTTGAGAAGCAAAGGCGTCGACTTGGCGAACAAGGAGCTTCTGGGGTTCCAAAAGGTGGTGTCTTTGGCGGAGTGCGAGGATTCCTGCGAGCGGAACTGCACCTGCTGGGGCGCCGTCTTCAACAACGCGACGGGGTACTGCTACCGAATGGATTACCCGATAGAGACGGTGGTGGAGGGAGACGAGGGGAAGGTGGGATACTTTAAGGTGAGGGCGAGCGCCGGCGGCGGAGGGCGAGAGGAAGAAAGCCCGCGGAAGAAGACCGGGGCGGTCTTGCTAGTGGTCGGCGTCGTTATCCTCGCCGGAGCGGCGGGGTTCGGGGCTTACCGGATGCGGAACCGGATGAGGATGAGAGGCGACGTCGATGGGTCGATGACGGTGGGGCTCGCTCCGGGACCGTATAAGGATCTGAACTCGGCCTCCTTTCGATCGATCGAGCTCTCCAACTCGTTCAAAAAGTGA
- the LOC103719851 gene encoding eEF1A lysine and N-terminal methyltransferase, with protein MGSGIEPAALERLSPSRFLSFSFPNPRPGPGPGPGPGPYGDPLRVAVLDSPLPLPPCPPPATAAMIVPLGREHDWIFSTPAGHLQLLLSSSPLSRLVLIGDPPSPFPQPYSRPGTNPDRDSLLRFQQSLLPLLLALSPRAAFRHGIPEIPFLSFEDEVLSGVPVEALAGPAVGQMLVEDVEIDQSPAPPERRRRLRFRRKPNLVQTQVRLLPHSLKVGMFRPETGSLVQPYLGPMVAGLSLIAPSIGERVRSGLMPRALCVGVGGGALLMCLRSKLGFDVLGVEADDVVLNVARRHFGLVEDELLRVCVGDGIRLIESFAREGTTACCGLEDGQVLDRVGGAGIEKLGDPSSGFDAIMVDLDSGDAMSGISAPPLEFVRKDVLWAARSVLNDHGILVVNVIPPDGSFHKGLVDAVCEVFAELYELDVGNGENYVLVASTSPVEAAASETADSFSEKLNQVVDERYISGIKKI; from the coding sequence ATGGGTTCGGGAATCGAGCCGGCTGCTTTGGAGCGTCTCTCCCCCTCccgcttcctctccttctctttccCTAACCCCCGCCCCGGTCCCGGCCCCGGCCCCGGCCCCGGCCCCTACGGCGATCCCCTCCGGGTCGCCgtcctcgactcccctctccCACTGCCGCCCTGTCCGCCGCCCGCCACCGCCGCCATGATCGTCCCTCTCGGCCGCGAGCACGACTGGATCTTCTCCACCCCCGCCGGCCACCTCcagctcctcctctcctcctcccctctctcccgCCTCGTCCTCATCGGCGAcccaccctcccccttcccccagCCCTACTCCCGTCCCGGAACGAATCCCGATAGGGACTCGCTCCTCCGGTTCCAGCAGAgcctccttcccctcctcctcgCCCTCTCCCCCAGGGCCGCCTTCCGGCACGGCATCCCGGAGATCCCCTTCCTCTCCTTCGAAGACGAAGTGCTTTCCGGCGTTCCGGTGGAGGCGCTGGCGGGCCCCGCGGTCGGGCAGATGCTGGTGGAGGACGTGGAGATCGACCAGTCCCCGGCGCCTCCGGAGCGCCGGCGGCGCTTGCGGTTCCGGCGGAAACCGAATCTGGTGCAGACCCAGGTACGGCTCCTCCCCCATTCCTTGAAAGTTGGGATGTTTCGGCCGGAGACAGGCTCCTTGGTGCAGCCCTACCTCGGGCCCATGGTCGCTGGCCTCTCCCTGATCGCCCCGTCGATCGGGGAGCGAGTCCGATCGGGTTTGATGCCCCGGGCTCTCTGCGTTGGGGTCGGCGGCGGGGCTCTCTTGATGTGCCTGAGATCAAAGTTGGGTTTTGATGTGTTGGGGGTGGAGGCTGATGACGTGGTTCTAAACGTTGCAAGGCGGCATTTTGGATTGGTCGAGGATGAGCTCCTTCGTGTTTGTGTTGGCGATGGAATTCGACTGATCGAGAGCTTTGCCCGAGAAGGGACGACGGCTTGTTGTGGTTTGGAAGATGGGCAGGTTTTGGATCGCGTCGGCGGTGCAGGGATAGAGAAATTGGGAGATCCTTCTTCTGGTTTCGATGCCATCATGGTGGACTTGGACTCTGGAGATGCTATGAGTGGTATCAGTGCACCGCCTTTGGAGTTTGTTCGGAAGGATGTTCTTTGGGCTGCGAGGTCGGTTCTTAATGACCATGGAATTCTAGTAGTAAATGTCATTCCTCCGGATGGGTCCTTCCATAAGGGGTTGGTTGATGCTGTCTGCGAGGTTTTCGCTGAATTGTATGAACTAGATGTGGGCAATGGTGAGAATTATGTTCTTGTAGCGTCCACCTCGCCGGTTGAAGCAGCAGCAAGTGAGACAGCGGAttctttttctgaaaaattgaaccaagttgtcgatgaaagatacatcaGTGGTATAAAGAAAATCTGA